The Sphingopyxis sp. TUF1 genome segment ACATAATCGCCCTGGCTTTCTCCCAAAACCGGACCGATGCCAAGCCGCGACGGGCCGACATAGTTTGCCCAGCCATTGATTCGAAAATCCTCGTCACCGATAAAGGTCGCGTAATTGACCGATCCGCGGACGGCATGGCTGGCGACGTTGGGAATGCGTCCGAGCCGTTCGGGGGCGGCGACGAAAATGGGCAGGATCTGCGGCGACAGGTCGTCGACGCGGCTGTGGTTATAGATGGCGCCAAGCTCGAACGTCAGCGTATCGCTCGGCCGCATCGCGATGGCGCCCGACAGGCTGGTAATGCGGCCGTCGCCGATATTGGCCGTCGTCGGAAAGCCGTTGCTGTCGATGAAATCGGCCTGAATGTTTCGCCAGCGGCTGTAAGAGAGCGCCAGCGTCGCGTCGAGAAGCGTCCGGCTGCGGTCGCCGAAACGTACGCCCGCTTCCCATGTCTGGACCTGATCGTTCATGAAACGGCGCACGAAATTTCCGTTGATCGCGAGACCGCCGGGCCGGAATCCCTCCTGATAGCGCGCATAGACGCGCAGATTGGCGAGCGGCATTGCGAGCAGCGAGAAAGACGGCAGCAGGTCGGTTTCATTGCGCGATGCGGTCGTCTCGCGCCCGGCCTCCGCTAACGCGAAGGATACGCCTTCCGCCGTGCCGCCGAGGCGCGCGTGCGAGAGACGCAGGCCGCCTGTGGCGATAAGCCCCGGCATCAGTTCCTTCGTCACTTCGGCATAGCCGGTCCATTCGGTGATGCGATTGGTCACGCCCGGCAAGACGGTGGTGAGCGGCCCATAGGCATATTCGCGGTCCTGGCGTGCGCGATTTGCGACGACGCTGGCGCCCACGACCCAGCCGAGCCCATCGTAATAGGGTCGCCACAGACGGTTTTCGCTGGCGAGCATCCGCGTGGCGTTATGCTGGTTCAGCGCGCGTGGCACGCTTCGTGACAATTTGATCTCGATCGGGGCAAAGAGACGTTCGACATCGACGTTGCCGACGGCGATGCCCGACCCTCCGCCGCCGATCACGTCGCCCGCCGGCAGGCTGGCGTCGAAGCGTTCGGACAAGCCGTGGTCGATGAACGCGTTCGACGATTGAAAGCGCAGGTCGCCCCAATCCTTCATCAACACCAGCGTGCCAAGCGCGTAATGCGCCTTGGCCGGCTGTTCGATCATCGAATAGCGCGTCAGCGGCGGCGCATCCTTGTCGGCATATTGCGCGTCGTCGGAAGTGATCGCCTGATAGACGCCGCCGATGTCGATCGTCCAACCTTCGCCAGCCTCGACCCGAAAGGTGCCGCGTCCGCCGCGGATGTGGACGCGATTGATGTCGTTCTGCCCGCGCAGGGGATTGTCGATATAACCGCCGTCGGTAATCATATAGCCGACCAGACGCAGCGCGTGACCATCTTCGCCGACCGGAAGGTTGACGATCCCGGCGATGTCGCCGCCGGGGTCGCCATGCTGGGTCAGCGAAAGCCCCGCGATCGTCTGAACCGTCATGGCGCGCGGATCGGGGGCTTTGGGGATGACGCGGATGATGCCGCCGAGCGCTCCCGCGCCATAGAGCGTGCCCTGCGGTCCTTCGAGGATTTCGACATTGTCGATGTCATAGAGGCGCAGGTCGGGATCGGGTGCATTATAGCTGAGGCGGATGTCGCCCAGATATTGTCCGACGGTCGCCTGCGTCGGTCCGGTGAAGCTGGAATCGGCGATCCCGCGGATGAACAGCTTGTTGCGCCCCGAACCCAGATGGGTCGAGG includes the following:
- a CDS encoding TonB-dependent receptor domain-containing protein, whose amino-acid sequence is MDARLVLAAAAIALSLPAAAEAAEDRAFDIPKGSLSAVVPIISQQGGVSISVTDARLWKARVRPVRGTMQVDEAIRRLLAGTDARAVRVSATSWRIERRPPIQRARAVPAPDHPPQPRARAPANDLVAAPDDEIIVTASKTDLPYSHFAGVVTQLDGGELAFGGERGMDSILSRTATVSSTHLGSGRNKLFIRGIADSSFTGPTQATVGQYLGDIRLSYNAPDPDLRLYDIDNVEILEGPQGTLYGAGALGGIIRVIPKAPDPRAMTVQTIAGLSLTQHGDPGGDIAGIVNLPVGEDGHALRLVGYMITDGGYIDNPLRGQNDINRVHIRGGRGTFRVEAGEGWTIDIGGVYQAITSDDAQYADKDAPPLTRYSMIEQPAKAHYALGTLVLMKDWGDLRFQSSNAFIDHGLSERFDASLPAGDVIGGGGSGIAVGNVDVERLFAPIEIKLSRSVPRALNQHNATRMLASENRLWRPYYDGLGWVVGASVVANRARQDREYAYGPLTTVLPGVTNRITEWTGYAEVTKELMPGLIATGGLRLSHARLGGTAEGVSFALAEAGRETTASRNETDLLPSFSLLAMPLANLRVYARYQEGFRPGGLAINGNFVRRFMNDQVQTWEAGVRFGDRSRTLLDATLALSYSRWRNIQADFIDSNGFPTTANIGDGRITSLSGAIAMRPSDTLTFELGAIYNHSRVDDLSPQILPIFVAAPERLGRIPNVASHAVRGSVNYATFIGDEDFRINGWANYVGPSRLGIGPVLGESQGDYVDTGLAMRIGNERRGLSLTLTNLFDTRGNRFALGTPYVEGNEGFMTPLRPRTLRIAVDVAY